The region TATGCTCAGAAAATAAAGCTATCTCTTCCCTGTTATTTTCATTTAACAAAAGAGAACCTACATCTTTAAGCTCTCTTGTGATATCCCAACTCTTGTCATTATCAGCTTTATCTATTGAGAAATCTATCAACAATTCTGTCAACTCCTTATCTACTCCCGCCTTAGCAATTACAGCGTCTACAGCTTCTTGTAACAACTCATCTGAATCTAAAGAAACCTCAAAAGTCATCGGCAACTCCAAATCGAATGCAAAAGAACGTATGACTTTATGAGTGAATTTATCAATGGTTGAAATATCAAAAGAAGCATAGTTGTGTATTATACTTCTAATAATCCTACCCGATTTAGCTTGAATAAATTCTTTTGACAATTGTGTATCGTCTTTAACTTGTTCAAAAATACCAAGATATTTTTTATCTAATATTTCTTTTGAAAATGCATTTAAACAAGAGACTACACGACTCTTCATTTCTGCAACTGCTTTATTTGTAAAAGTAATAGCTAGAATCTTTTTATAAGCATCATCTTGCTTATCCAAAAGCAAGATCTTAAGATATTCTTTTACTAAAGTATGTGTCTTCCCAGAGCCAGCAGAAGCGTTATAAATTGAAAATGAAGCTTTATCAGACATTAAATAAGTTTTATCATTAACGTTTATTAAACATTCCAAACCTTCCATATTAGGTCGATTTTGTTTAATTTTGAAATAAAATTAATACTAATCTTTAAATAATACGAATTATGGCTTTCGAATTACCAAAATTACCTTATGCATATGATGCATTAGAACCACATATTGATGCTCGTACGATGGAAATCCACCATACTAAACATCATAATGCGTACACTACTAACTTAAATGCAGCTATCGAAGGTACTGATTTAGAAGGAAAATCTATAGGAGATATTCTTGCTAATCTAGATATGACTAAAGGCGCTGTACGTAACAATGGTGGTGGATTCTATAACCACAACTTATTTTGGACAGTAATGTCTCCTAATGGAGGAGGTGAACCTGCAGGTGAATTAGCTGACGCTATCGCTAAAGATTTCGGATCTTTCGAAAACTTTAAAGATGCTTTCGCTAAAGCTGGAGCTACACAGTTTGGGTCTGGATGGGCTTGGTTATGTGTGAATAATGGAAAATTAGAAGTATGTGGAACTCCTAACCAAGACAACCCGCTAATGCCAGGTGTTGCTTGTGGTGGTACTCCTATTTTAGGTATGGACGTATGGGAACATGCCTACTACTTAAACTACCAAAACCGTCGTCCTGATTACATCAATGCTTTCTTTAGCGTAATTAACTGGACTGAAGTTTCAAGAAGATACGCAGAAGCAAAATAATAATATTTTGCACCTATATTACAAACTATTAAAAGCTCCTTATAGGAGCTTTTTTTTTGATTAAATACTAACAAAAAAAGCTCAGAATAAATTCTGAGCTTCTATATTTTAGTCTAAAGCAATTACTCTACTTCAGATATTCTTAATGTATTTACCATACCTTTTTCGATAATTGGCATTGCAGCTAAGTTGATAACCATATCCCCTGTAGTAGCAAGTCCTTTTTCTTTAACCATAGCATTAATGTCCTCAATCGTCTCATCAGTACTAACATATTTATCATAATAGAAAGCTTGAACTCCCCATAACAAGTTTAATTGAGTAATGATACGGCGATTAGAAGAGAATACTAAAATATTACTATTAGGTCTCCAAGCCGAAATTTGGAACGCAGTATAACCACTATTTGTTAATGTACAGATAGCTTTTGCTTCGATATCATTTGCCATTAAAGCAGCATGGTAACAAATATTCTTAGTAATATAGCGATTCGTTTTGATTGTAGGTGGACTTTGAGGTACCTTAATCATTGGAGAAGTCTCAACACTTTGAATAATCTGTGTCATTTTTTCGATTACTTGTACTGGATAAGCCCCTACAGACGTTTCCCCTGATAGCATCACTGCATCAGCACCATCCATCACAGAGTTTGCTACATCATTTACCTCAGCTCTCGTAGGTGTAAGACTAGAAATCATCGTCTCCATCATTTGCGTTGCAATGATAACAGGAATTCTAGCATTCTTAGCTACATGTACTAATTCTTTCTGAATTAACGGAACCTCTTGTGCAGGAATCTCAACTCCTAAATCACCACGAGCAACCATAAGACCATCACAGTAAGCGACTATTTTCTTAATATTCTTAACTGCTTCTGGTTTTTCAATTTTAGCTACTATAGGAATTTTATGATCTGAATGCTTATTAATCAAATCTTGTAAGTCCATTAAGTCTTCTGGTGTACGTACAAATGACAATGCCATCCAATCTACCTGTAATTCACAAGCGAAAATAGCATCTTTAATATCTTTCTCAGTTAATGCTGGCAAAGATACTTTAGTCATTGGCAAGTTAACTCCTTTTTTAGATTTAAGAGGACCTCCTTGTACTACAACAGTCTTAACCTCATCCACACCATTCGTTTCTAATACATCGAAGATAAGTTTTCCATCATCTAATAAGATTCTCTCACCAGCATTGACGTCAGAAGGGAATTTCTTATAGTTCATATAGACGCGTTCAGCATCTCCTTTAAACTCTTCAGTTGTAGAAAAAGTAATAACATCTCCAGGATTTACAATAACATCCTCTGCCATTACACCTACTCTTAATTTAGGTCCTTGTAAATCTCCTAAAATAGAAACAGTGTATCCAAACTCTTTATTTAAATCGCGAATTATATTTACTTTTTCCTGAACATCTTTATAATCAGCGTGTGAAAAGTTGATTCTAAAAACATTTACACCAGCTTTGATCATATCATGTAATACCTCTCTTGTACTAGATGCTGGTCCTAACGTTGCTACGATTTTCGTCTTTTTTTGTGCTAACATATTTTTAAAAAATTAAGTTCGTTTTATTTTTTAATATCTCTTGCTTAATCTCATAAGCTGCAGAGATAAATTTAACTGTATTTAGCCTTTCAATGATTGTACCAATTTCAAATTGACTATCCGTCTCTTCAATTTTAATCAAATAATCGACTGCTTTTAACTCAGGTAACAAATACCCTTGTTTTGTTACTGGATGGTTAGCTGAGACAAACAGAGGAGAATCTAAACCTGATTCAGGTATTAAAAAAGCTTTATTCGCAACTACTTTCCAATAAACATGACGATTAAAATCATCATATTCATAGAATGAAAAAAAAGCATGCCCTACATCTGTGAAGATGTCCACATCAGCTTTACTTCTTTCTAAATTAATCTCAAGTATTGAATTAATAAAATACACTACTTTATAATCCTCTTTTCGAGAAGTGTGTATTGCGATTAAGCGATAGTCCTCACTGTCAAAGTCTTCTAGCTTATATTTTATAATACCCATATACGAAATTAGTTATACAAATATACAACTTTTATTCAGCTACTTATATCAAATAGCAGTATAATAGATTATTAAAAAGTTAAGGAATTAACAATAATTATTGTTTTATTTGTTCTTGAAATGCAAAATATGCTCTCTGAGAAGCCTTCTCTTCTGCTTTCTTTTTAGAAGTAGCTCTAGCCCTTGCTACAAGTTTGTCGTCTATAAACAAACGCACACCAAAGTATTTTAATTCTTCAGCTGTATTCTCTTCGAATGTATCATACTTAAACGTATGTTTTCTCTTTTGACACCATTCTATAAGCAAGCTTTTATAACTAGTAATTTTAGTCTCTAGTTGTTGAATATCCGCTACTATACTAAGCAGTTTATCGTGAATAAACTTCTCACATGCTGGATAACCACGATCTAAATAAATGGCTCCAATAATAGCTTCTAATAAATTGCCATGAATATTCTCTCCAAATTGTTGATTTCCCATTTTACTCTCTACATAAGACACTAGATCTAATTCCTTACCTATTTGGTTTAGATTCTCTCTACTTACTATCTTAGAGCGCATTTTGGTTAAATAACCTTCATCACCACTGGGAACTTCTATGTATAAATAGGATGCTATAACTGATCCTAACATCGCATCTCCTAAGAACTCAAGTCGTTCGTAGTTTATTGGATTTCCTCCTTCGTCACATCTATTCATAGAACGATGAGTGAATGCCACTTTATAATACGATAATTCAACAGGTTTTACGCCAACTATTTGAGTCACCTTTTGACAAAAATTCCCGTCTTCAATACTGAAGGAACGGGAATTATTGAATATTCTATTTAGTAACTTTTTCATCTTTATAGGATGATTTTACTTCTCTATTTTTTTTACCAATACACATGCATTGTGACCACCAAAACCAAAGGTATTACTCATACCTACTTTAACATCTCTTTTTTGAGCTTTGTTAAAAGTAAAGTTAAGCTTAGAATCGATTTGTTCGTCATCAGTGAAATGGTTAATAGTAGGAGGTACAATACCGTGCTCTATAGACAATATCACAGAGATAGTCTCTATAACTCCTGCCGCACCTAATAAGTGTCCTGTCATCGACTTAGTCGAATTAAGATTCATATCATAAGCATGCTCTCCGAATACATTTAGAATTGCCTTAGACTCTGCGATATCTCCTAATGGAGTAGAAGTACCATGCATATTAAGCACATCTACATCTTTTGGTTCTAATCCAGCATCTTTTAGACAGTTCTTCATTACATTAGTTGCTCCTAATCCTTCAGGATGTGGCGCAGTTAAGTGATGTGCATCTGCAGACATACCCCCTCCACCGATTTCACAGTAGATTCTAGCCCCACGAGCTACAGCATGTTCATACTCCTCTAAGATAATGGCTCCAGCTCCTTCACCTAATACAAATCCTTCTCTGTCTTTGTCCATAGGACGTGATGCAGTTTGTGGATCATCATTACGAGTAGATAAAGCATGCATAGCATTAAATCCACCTATACCAGCGATAGTCACAGCTGCTTCAGATCCTCCTGTTACGAAGATATCAGCCATACCTAAACGAATATAGTTAAATGCATCTATAATAGCATTAGTAGAAGACGCACATGCAGACACAGTAGTAAAGTTAGGCCCTCTCAGATTATACTTCATCGAGATATGACCACCTGCTAAATCCGCAATCATCTTAGGAATAAAGAACGGATTGAACTTAGGTACTCCATTTCCTTGTACAAAATTAGTAACTTCGTTTTGGAATGTTTCTAAACCTCCGATACCTGAACCCCAGATTACTCCAGCTCTATCTAAATCTATTGCTTCTAAATTTAATCCTGAATCTTTGATCGCTTCATCAGCGCTGACCATTGCATACTGAGCATAACGGTCCATCTTACGTGCTTCTTTTCTCTCAATAAAATCCTCTACGTTAAAATTCTTAACTTCACACGCAAACTGAGTTTTGAAATTGGCAGCGTCAAAATATGTAATGGGTGCAGCTCCGCTTACCCCATTTATTAGGTTGTTCCAATACTCTTGAATATTATTTCCAATTGGCGTAAGGGCACCTAAACCGGTTACAACAACTCGCTTTAATTTCATAAAATAACTTATATGGTTTGTACTATAAAAAAAAATCCCAAATATTCACTTTTGTAAAAAAGGAAACATTGGGGTGTTTGTTTGATTGTATATGTTAGATTGTTGCCAATCTGTCCTTTTTTGTTTCTTCTAAAAATCAGTCATTTCAAGAAAATAATAACACCCACGTGTACTTAAAAAAGACACGTGGGATATAGTTATTACTTTTTAGCTTCTTCTATGTAAGAGATAGCTTGTCCAACTGTAGCAATGTTTTCAGCTTGGTCATCTGGAATTTGAATATCAAATTCTTTTTCGAATTCCATGATAAGCTCAACAGTGTCTAGTGAATCAGCTCCTAAATCATTAGTGAAGCTTGCTTCTGCTACAACTTCGTTCTCGTCAACACCTAATTTGTCAACGATAATCGCTTTTACTCTTGATGCAATGTCTGACATAATCTTTAATTTTAAATTTAATTTCGTAGGCAAAAATAAACAACTTTATTTTAAAACCTGATTTTTCATGTTAATTGTCGGTGCGAAATTATAAAAATTATTAATACTTATCGCTATTTTTCTCCTTATTGTCAGTTATTATTCTTTTTTTTGTACTGAAATAGCGCACTCACAACTTCACAAAACAACTAAACAAATGAAAAAAATAGCCTTATTCGCCTCGGGATCAGGATCAAACGTAGAAAACATCATCAACTACTTTGAAACCAAATCTATTTTAAATCAATACCTTATTTTGGTTAATAACCAAAACGCTAAGGTAATAGAAAAAGCCGAAAAAAGAAATATCCCTGTTGTCCTTTTTGACAGAAATATGCTAAAGGAAGGACTTATCTCTCAAAAATTAGAACAATTTCAACCTGATTTAATTGTATTAGCTGGTTTCCTATGGAAATTCCCTGATGACCTTGTTAAAAAATATCCGAATAAAGTAATTAATATACATCCTGCTCTTTTACCTAAATATGGAGGAAAAGGAATGTATGGTCACTTTGTACACGAAGCTGTTGTCGCTAATAAAGAAACTGAATCTGGTATCACCATACACTATGTCAATGAGAATTATGACGAAGGAGCTACTATATTTCAAGCTACAACACCTTTAGATCCATCATTCTCTCCAGAACAAGTTGGAGCTGCAGTACTAAAACTAGAGC is a window of Myroides oncorhynchi DNA encoding:
- a CDS encoding superoxide dismutase, yielding MAFELPKLPYAYDALEPHIDARTMEIHHTKHHNAYTTNLNAAIEGTDLEGKSIGDILANLDMTKGAVRNNGGGFYNHNLFWTVMSPNGGGEPAGELADAIAKDFGSFENFKDAFAKAGATQFGSGWAWLCVNNGKLEVCGTPNQDNPLMPGVACGGTPILGMDVWEHAYYLNYQNRRPDYINAFFSVINWTEVSRRYAEAK
- the pyk gene encoding pyruvate kinase, which codes for MLAQKKTKIVATLGPASSTREVLHDMIKAGVNVFRINFSHADYKDVQEKVNIIRDLNKEFGYTVSILGDLQGPKLRVGVMAEDVIVNPGDVITFSTTEEFKGDAERVYMNYKKFPSDVNAGERILLDDGKLIFDVLETNGVDEVKTVVVQGGPLKSKKGVNLPMTKVSLPALTEKDIKDAIFACELQVDWMALSFVRTPEDLMDLQDLINKHSDHKIPIVAKIEKPEAVKNIKKIVAYCDGLMVARGDLGVEIPAQEVPLIQKELVHVAKNARIPVIIATQMMETMISSLTPTRAEVNDVANSVMDGADAVMLSGETSVGAYPVQVIEKMTQIIQSVETSPMIKVPQSPPTIKTNRYITKNICYHAALMANDIEAKAICTLTNSGYTAFQISAWRPNSNILVFSSNRRIITQLNLLWGVQAFYYDKYVSTDETIEDINAMVKEKGLATTGDMVINLAAMPIIEKGMVNTLRISEVE
- a CDS encoding IPExxxVDY family protein; protein product: MGIIKYKLEDFDSEDYRLIAIHTSRKEDYKVVYFINSILEINLERSKADVDIFTDVGHAFFSFYEYDDFNRHVYWKVVANKAFLIPESGLDSPLFVSANHPVTKQGYLLPELKAVDYLIKIEETDSQFEIGTIIERLNTVKFISAAYEIKQEILKNKTNLIF
- the rnc gene encoding ribonuclease III, yielding MKKLLNRIFNNSRSFSIEDGNFCQKVTQIVGVKPVELSYYKVAFTHRSMNRCDEGGNPINYERLEFLGDAMLGSVIASYLYIEVPSGDEGYLTKMRSKIVSRENLNQIGKELDLVSYVESKMGNQQFGENIHGNLLEAIIGAIYLDRGYPACEKFIHDKLLSIVADIQQLETKITSYKSLLIEWCQKRKHTFKYDTFEENTAEELKYFGVRLFIDDKLVARARATSKKKAEEKASQRAYFAFQEQIKQ
- the fabF gene encoding beta-ketoacyl-ACP synthase II — translated: MKLKRVVVTGLGALTPIGNNIQEYWNNLINGVSGAAPITYFDAANFKTQFACEVKNFNVEDFIERKEARKMDRYAQYAMVSADEAIKDSGLNLEAIDLDRAGVIWGSGIGGLETFQNEVTNFVQGNGVPKFNPFFIPKMIADLAGGHISMKYNLRGPNFTTVSACASSTNAIIDAFNYIRLGMADIFVTGGSEAAVTIAGIGGFNAMHALSTRNDDPQTASRPMDKDREGFVLGEGAGAIILEEYEHAVARGARIYCEIGGGGMSADAHHLTAPHPEGLGATNVMKNCLKDAGLEPKDVDVLNMHGTSTPLGDIAESKAILNVFGEHAYDMNLNSTKSMTGHLLGAAGVIETISVILSIEHGIVPPTINHFTDDEQIDSKLNFTFNKAQKRDVKVGMSNTFGFGGHNACVLVKKIEK
- a CDS encoding acyl carrier protein; translated protein: MSDIASRVKAIIVDKLGVDENEVVAEASFTNDLGADSLDTVELIMEFEKEFDIQIPDDQAENIATVGQAISYIEEAKK
- a CDS encoding phosphoribosylglycinamide formyltransferase — its product is MKKIALFASGSGSNVENIINYFETKSILNQYLILVNNQNAKVIEKAEKRNIPVVLFDRNMLKEGLISQKLEQFQPDLIVLAGFLWKFPDDLVKKYPNKVINIHPALLPKYGGKGMYGHFVHEAVVANKETESGITIHYVNENYDEGATIFQATTPLDPSFSPEQVGAAVLKLEHLHFPQVIEKLLF